The genome window TTACAGGCGAATTTAGATTCGCGTTTAACATTTAACTTTCATTCGCTCAGTCATCGACTTAATCATTCACTTGCCCCTTCTATACAAggaatttatacattttatATCTATTTATTTGCCTTAAACACTAATTATACATATTTTATGAATCTTTTTTCCACTTTATCTTAATTATTTTACGTAATCTACTCCAATTCAATACACTTACTTATTGTATTTCgcatattaataatttttctttgattgcacatgaaattgattttaaagtTTTCTTTCATTCTAGAAAAACATCGTTCAATCATTTAAGACTAATTTTACAATTAATTTTATCTCGATTACATCGTTCACATATTTTCACAATTGTGAAATGTCTTTTTCCGTTGGACTGTAGTCCACTCTCAACGCTCCGATTGTTCCTGAACACAACATCACATTGTCTCTCGACATATTCAATTACATACAAGTCCTTCAATAATGCCAGCCACTGTCACCTtcctcctcatcatcatcatcgatctCTTCCGCCTTGCTATCACCATTCTTATTTCCACCCGATCGTCCCCCACTTGGGGTGTCATCCTCCACTACACTCTCACAGTCTTCGTTTTTCTCATCAGCCAAATCATTTTCGTCGTTTTCATTAACAATTTCAGGCTCCGAGTGCTTGTTGGACATTTGGGATCGTcgaccttcatcatcatctgcATCAGATGCACAATCCTCCTCGGCGTCATCGTCGAAAGAGCGATGATGGTCCTGAACATCGGTAGGCTCAACACGGACGGTTTCTTCGCTGCCAGCTTTACGACTATAGTCGGCAGCTTGATTCTGCATAACACAAACTCCATTAATAATCACCTCAGGTTCGGTGATCGGTCCCGGTGGAGGTGGACCACCGGCTCCGTCTTGCCAGTCGGGATTAACCCATTGTGGGGCGGCGGGTTTTCGTCTTGACGTTCTTGACTGAACCATTGATCCCCCTGATAGGCGTGATGATGACGAAGGGGTTTCTTTAAGGTTTTCAGACTTTACATCGGATCCGTCCAACGATTCTGCATCAGATAAATGACTTTCTTCCTCCCCGTCGTCTTCAAAATCATCGTTTCTTTCCCGCTTCAAGGCATTCATTGTGAGATCGAGGCCACTCATCTGCTCTTTGAAGGCATTATTCAATGCGGCTAGACTTGGTTCGTTACCTGGCAACAAACCTCGTCCAATCAAGGCGGCAAGATTGGGGTTAGTGGTGAAATACGGTGGATAGGGAATCGGAACTCCGCTAAGGCCCATTCGTTCTTTTTGCAGTTCCATAAGCCGCTGATTCAACAAAATCCTAAATTGAACAGGGTCGAATGGAGTCGCTGACTGATTCTCACGACTTGGGACAGGCTCACTTGGAGTTCCATGAGGAACCTGTTGTTTCAGTCGCATCCTATGATTGTGGAACCAATTCGTTATCGTTCTAGTTGCAAGACCCAGTTCGCTTGCTAAAAATTCAATAGTCGCTACATTCGGATAAGGATCTAATGCAAAGGCTAATCGAAGAGCTTCCTTTTGCTCCTCTGAAAACAGCACTCGCTGCTTCTTGTTTGGCGGAACCCCAGCGCCTGATCCTACTGAACCTGGACCAGGACTGCCGGTGTAGAAGTCAGCTGTATCATTACTGCTAGTATCTGAACTGTTATCCTGGGTTCCCGGTCCTGTCGATCGTCTCCTCTTGCTGGCTTCACGCCTCTCAATTTTGAGAGCCTGAAGTCGCTCTACGTTATTGGCATCGGATAACCACAACTGCATCCGTATGAAAGGTTCCCGTCCTTTAATACTGAGCATATGCCACGGTTTTGGTTTCGATAGAAGTTCAGAGACAGATCCTTGAGAGAGACCTAACACTGCCTCACCAAAGATTTTCTGTCCGATATTGTTGGCCAGTAGGGCCTCTTTGATTTTCGTAGTTATCACTTGGGTATCGAGATCATGTGTAAGTGCAGCCATTTCATAGACTGTAGGTGACATGTGTTGATGCATTCCACGCATGGCATTGTTTTGTTGCGGTGAATGAACTGATGGCATCATCATCTGCTTCTTATCATTATGGGAAGGAAGGCTGATAGCGTGGTGCGGTGGAAGTCCTGGTGGTGTCAGAAGCATTCCTTGGTGCTGagatgttggaatatgggccaTTGCGGAAGCTTGCAATTGCATTAGGTGTTGAGGTGCGTCTTGCATTTTCATCTCATTCATCATTTTCTGCATCGGGACCATTTTTGGATTGATCCCAGCTGGAATTTGCGGGCTTCCACTGTAGTTTCCTGTGCGCATGAGTTTCTCAGGAGCAATTTTGTATTGGCTGGCAACAAGTTTATGAACTGCATTTTCATCTTCCAAGAACATTTTCATGCGAATGAAAGGTTCTCGTCCTTTTTGGGTTAGCATGTGCCATGGCTTTGGGCGTGCTAGTAGGTCTGAGACCGATCCTTGCGAAAGACCTAGCACTGATTCGCCAAACAGTCGCTGGCTAATTGAGTACTGTGAGAGGGCTTCTTTGACTCGGCGGACGATGTCCTCGGTATTTAGATTGTTGAACATATCGAACTGTTGCTGTGTTATTGGCGGAAGAACTGCTTTCATTGGTCTTTGAGGTGTGTTATGGTGGGGAGTGACCGGTGGTTGTGTGATAAGTGAATTCGTGATAGATGCCATTCTCTGTAGTGGGCTTGCTGAAGAAGAGAAGTCATCGCTCGGTGTCATTGCAGGTGGCAGGATGGAATTGCTAAGCGGGCTGGGTGCCGTCGAGGGTGTCGTTGCTGCAGTTGTTGTCGGTGCTGGTGTGCCAGGCTCCTGTTTCGGCCGAACTAAACTGAATGCACTGGAATGCCTCAATGCTTCGTCACTAGCGCTGGTTGAGTCTTTGGTGTTTTGATCTGCTGTTTCCATTGAGAAAGAGTTTTGTTGGCCATTGACTTTCATGGACTTGTCCTTTTTACAGGTGAGATCTTGTGCCCCATTCAGAGCTTGTTGCTGGAGAGCTAGCAAACCTGGtagatttggaaaatttggaagTGCTCCGCCAGTTTGTTGTAGTTTAGCTAGTTCACGATGATATGCTTCGAGTGCCATTCGAATATTCTCATCAGGCATTTGTGGTTGATTGGCATTGGCTGCAGCCGGTGGCATGCCACCACTGAAAAAGTGTGGAAAGAGAAAACTAAATTAATTCTAGCAACTGTTCATTGGGTGGGTAAATGAGTATTTGTGAAGAGTATAAAGGCGTTGAAGCATACCTTTGGAAAGCATCTCGTGGGCCGCGAGTCATAAGTTTCGCGAGTTCTTCTTGATATATTCTTGCAACCTTGTCTTGCGATATATCGTCGTTGTCATACTTCTTCATTCGTCGTTGCATTGAATCCTTGAAGAATGGTGAAGTGCTTTGATTTGGTGGTGACTTGGAGTCCTCGTTACTGTGTGAATCCTCTTGACCCACTGAGTTTTGATGGAGAGGTTGTTGCTGACTTTGCTGTTGGGcatgctgttgttgttggactGCTGCTGCAGCAGCTGCCGCAGCGGCTGCTTGTTGGAAGTGTTGAGCAGCTGCAGCggcttgttgttgttgctgctgttgagCCTGCTGAACTTGTTGTTGCTGAAGGTGTGAGGCTTGACTGTGTCCTTGCGGGGTTTTCATGAGATTCGATGCTTCTGAGAGGATGTGGGCGATCCGATCATCAGACATTCCTTCATCGGGGCGACCGTATTGTGGCATGCCAGAGtctgaaaagaataaaaaaatattggtattaaatccatttatttatttttttagtatCAAAAGTATTGTTTCGTTATAAAATAGAGATAAATCCATTGAAATGCAACATCCCTTTGAGCTAGTAAGCGAGTTCATGGTTTCGGATCATGATACCGTACTCATAAAGTTGTTTGTTGTAAAACTAAGCGCCTCCCTTCTATCTATCAACTTTCAAAGATAAGACGAGAATCAATGTATCCGATTGGGCCATAAACATCTAAGTTATTGTCGGTATAATATCAATACAATATACGCGGAAAATGCAGCGCATTTTCTGATATGTTTCACACTATCATGACTGAAATGTGCAGGGTCATAAACGTGTTTTCATGTGTGTCTGAGAAATATTGCTATTAGACAAGTTTCGTGAATTTTATGATATTACTGTTTCATTTATGTTGCTCGGAGCGATCACTATTCGTTTCACTATTATCATCATTACGAAATTCATTTTCATCAATCGTTTTAATTAACAAGCCCGCCTTTCATTGAAAGGATGCGGGACGAGGTCGAAAAAACTACGAAAACAGAGGAAATTCCCCACAGGAATGGAAAATTATGATGTTGTTTATTATTAGATGCAATCGCTTGAAATTGAACGCAATCGAAATGCAGTTTATTGCTTAATAGTGCGAATATATGCAACATCAATTTTCTGTTAAATATTGCCTGGCTATTTTGCGTTTGAGAGGTATTATTGATAGTTTTGACGGTTTATGGAGTgtagtttgattttttttggttaGAGGCATTTCACGATGGCTCAGAGGCGAGTACTCAATATGGGATTTGTGGATTTATTTCGTTAAAGAAGAGAATTTCTGCTATTAAGTGAAAAGAAGAAAGTCACACAAGTTTACATTCGGATTGGCAGGATAAAAATCGATTGATTCCTTTTCTTTTAAGCAAAACGGAAAATTGTgttcaattgaaattttccttAGGATCCGAAAAGTCTTATGTCCTGGGGAACGCATTAGAAAAGAGCAAAATAAGACCCAaaatgtgtaatttttttcagtgtctgaaaattgtttcaaaattaattttgggATTCAATAATGAAAAATGTTGATTTTAACTTTGAATTCAATTGAAGCACATTGAATTTAGTATGAATTTTTACAAGGCTTCAGTGTGATAAATTTCATAGTGTAACAATGAAGATCAgaaaattttaacaaatttaaaTCAATTTATGAAGTTGAAGTCAATTTCTGTTCAATCCGATTCAACTGAATAGAAGTTGATTCGACGTAaagtaaaactgaaaatttgttTGGGTCTTTTAGATCGGTTTCAATTCGTGGTTTGTAGTTCAATTACGAAGGGTGCCGAACCAAATTGATTAAATTCAGTTGAATGATGTTGAATTCaactttggaaaattttgaagaaaaattaataaaattgttaATTAGAAGCATGGTAATGAGAAGGTTGGTTGAATTGAAATAAGATTAGCGTATTCAATTCTATTTATTctaaattgaattcaatttcttttcaaccgatttcaattttgaatttaattcaaCTTCCCATTGCAATGATTGaactttgttttagtttttatttcagTTAGCGAACATTATAACAGTTGACATTGAATTCGATTGAATGATGTTGAATTTCTCTGGGCATATTTTCGTCCAAAAACGTTCTAAATTATTATTCCGGGTCATCGTTCGTTCATAGAACGATGGCTTCAACTGGAACTAGTTTGTTGTCTTCAGTTGAGGTTTCACtcaattgaattcaatttctCCTCCGGAAGGTTCTACTTTTATTCAACATAATTCAACTTTAAATTAATAATGACTTAAATTTTCTTAACTTCCCCTTTGAAAACATTCAACTTTAAACATGTTAGACGGCTCAACTATTTTCAGCAATCCAACGGCTGTCTCTCATCATTTTCACACACTTTCAAGTTTCCCTGTGATGACTGCTATTAATTTCACAAATTCCAATAACATTTGATATAAATGCTAAGTGTCTGCCCCACATCGAACGCACGTTAGCACGCATATTACCAGCATAGCCATTTACTGGTTCATCCGATCAATGTTATTAATTTCCAGTAATTACAAAACGTACAATTTTATGTCATTCAACAGACACGTTAAGATATGAACCATGAAACTTCTGTCTTGAAGAGTTTGCGGAGATTGGTCAGGTATGTAGTAAGGGGGACAGCAGATGAGTTCAGTGCAAATGGTTAATAAATGCGTCTgtcaattataggaaagacgtACCATTCGAAGGAGATTGAAATTAAATTCCGGACAAGATAGTGCGTGGATATGCGTCTGATTGCGGTTTGGATATGATATATGCCAAGGGGGGTCTTGATAAGTTGTTGTGTCATAGAAAAACAAGAAGTCTTTAGGTATCATTGCATATATTCAAAGCTTTGGTTGGGTTTTTTAAGACCACTCTTCTCCAATTTCAAGCATTATTCTTTCTTATCCTCTGGTATTTAAAATTAGGACAACTTTCAAGAAAGCCACCCGAAAGGTCACAAATTCCGCCAAATATCAATATTAAATCATTCAACACACTATCAATTCATGAGTCGCCCCAAAACAAATCATCTTTTTCTCATCCTCAAACAAGATAATTATCGcctgcaaatttattttttatcttatttttgatTTAACAATTTCTCccctaaatataataataataaataacaaatacGGTTACGTGTGAAATTCACAATTGAAAGATAAATGAATGAATTAACAAACATGGCCAGTAATTGTTCGTTCAATTAAGTGCTCAAAATATCCGAGACAGACAGACCAAGACATGTTTGAcctacatttaaaaaaaaaactcatttttGGCCGTAATgtgcttttcaatttttcaaaattattgtaAATTAAGATGGGAATGAATGACGAGAAAGAAATGTGAGTAAATTTGGATCATTTCACACCTACGCATTCGCGGTTGTCTGTAGacgaaaatttgaataaatcatGCTTTGTCGTGGTTAGAGATTTTGGCCGTACGTTGTAGAATTAAAAATGATTTCTCGAGGATGATTTCAAGGTGTTGAAGGACGGGGATGTATTTTATGTTAATAAAAATTAGTTTAAAGTTGCAAAACGATCAGGGGATAAGCATGGCAAAACAGATACTGGGGGCTGAAATTCGATAGAGGTTACAGTAGAGAGAGAGACGGAGAGAATAGGCCCATGAAACTGGTAAATAAGAGAAAATAAACTGTAGCAGTTGGAGCCCCTGATGAGGAGCCTTCAAGGGCTAACAAGTACACGAAAGACAATCAATCAAGCATCCTTGCAGAAGAGTGCTGGAGGCAATCGGGTAGTCTAGTCAGTTCAATGAATTTGTTTCACAAACAAATCAGGACAAACAAAGTACCAACATGACAAGAACGGGAAACACGAAAATAAtactttccatgaaacttgtAAAACGGACGAAATATGGCAGCCGGTGTATTTCTAACATGAAATACATATGCAGACATTGCAGAACAGAAACCACGAACCCAGTGGCTCCTATGCAGTTTGCTAGATGCATTTGGTAATATGAGAGGTCCTCTGCTCTTCAATTTTGGCGTGGAGGTAGACAGGGCAGTAACCTTGTCAACTGAATCAACCTCCAGTGGCTGGGGTGAACTTCCACGTGATGGCACTGAAAAACGCTGTGCTCACTTTGACTTGCCGGTAGCGAATGTTCcaagactcgagtctgcacgaggactcatctgaaggagCTTCGGCTACGAAAGCTCACGAGAGATTGTCTGGTACCATGGCAATCGAGATAACCCTCTGAGTtcatatgttccaggagaatttctgggaCATATATTCCCAACCCGGTTATTAGTGGTTGGTCCAttagtgggaatttcatgggggttgtggttacgtttaCATCCTGGAGTCCTTCCGGGCTCAAGTGAGGAGTTGCGATGTACAACTCAGGTGTCGTATTCCTTAGTTAGATTTAGGTACGTCTTGCATCTACCAGGATGAATGCTGTACCATGCACTCAGTAAAGACCGATGCCATTGTTGGTTCCcacagcgggactctgattgcgGTTACAAtatcaatccgtgccttaagaaggccatgggATTAGACCTAAATGGCAGGAACTCACGTTAAACTACCCGGACGTAACTGATCTTCAGCATCTGTATTTCCAAAGAAGGGTACTTATGCAAGGAtccagattaaaaaaaaaaccaatatcATTTTAGCAGAGGCTATAAAGGACAGAAGAACGCGAAAATGGCTAAACAATACGTCAGGTAACATAGAATTGATTGATGGGATATATATTAGTGAAATTTTTAGCTCACGTCcggttttcaaaaattttatggGAGTTGACAAATTCAGTATGTAATGACGCATGCAAATAGATTTGGAAGTTTCTGGCAATGTTTATTAGAGGGTTACCCTTTTTAAAGGATGGTATAGACAGGACGAAGCAATACGCAGAAATTCAAAGGATGATGAAATATACCTTCAAGCAAATTGATTACGTGCTGGATATCTGTTCACTTCCCTAGAGTCAGTCGCTCCAAAATGATTTAGTTCAATGCTATACTACTGGatcatagtgcgtcaaccatgaCTTCGGAATATTGCTAGTATTTTCTGGGATAAAGGTTTCAGCTCCGTCTAGGACTTTTTAATGAAGTGGCagaaaaaggacaaaaggaTACAGCTTTCTACTGATGAAAGGgataatatatatttacatttaaaactaacaATTGTAGTTCGGaagaagctaccccttgtctatcaaaAGGATACAGTCAACATCTAGGAATTCATTACGAGTTTAAATCTCCTTTCAGATAATTTGATTAGGTGGGTAACTACTGCTCAATTTTACAGagttattcattttgaaatgACTCAGTTCAACATGAAAGAAGGAAGCGGCTCATTTTGGTTGTCTACTCGACAGGGATTATCCAAACTTTGCAAAAGGGTGAACATGAAAAGTGGGGAATGGTTATTCCTTTTTCTAAGGGGCCAGCTACGGCGCAATGGTTAGAAGTATAACTTCGAGAGGGACTGATTTTCGAACCATCAAATCAAATTGTTGATTGAGTTCTTCCTCACTAAAGGATGAGTTTTTTTACTACCAGAATAACTTTTGTCTTTCATTGACAAAATGATGTTTTCTTGGACTTGCGGGCCAAAGTTTGAATTGGGTACCCCTCCTCATGTCAATCGAATATTGGGTTGGTAGACTGGGAGATTGAGCCTGATTGTGTCATTGAGTCTGACTACCAGACATTTAATGAGGAAGAGATGTGTAGATTCTGCTTGACTCACTGCCCAATTTTGTACTTTCATGGTCAGCGTGAAAAGGTCACAAGCTAGTCTCATTGGTCATGTCGAATAGACTCTTGGAATTGATTGCCTTCTGATAGTTTAGTCGGTTAATCCCATCCACAAGTGTTGGGAAATGTTTTTCAAAGTGAGGttctttgcccatttctcggccTTGGAATCAAGGAGGTGAGTTCAAAGAAGTTTAAAGTAAAAAATACCGTGTTCCTTGGAATAAGCAATGAGGCTAGCAAAGTCTGCAGCCCCTGAGCAATCGTGCCTCAGCAGTCCCTAATTGATAAGCGAATACCAGCTTTCTACAAACACAATAttgtctatcatcatcatcaacggcgcaacaactggtatccggtttaggcctgccttaataaggaactccagacaccttggttttccgccgaggtgcaccaattcgatatttctaaaaCTTGCCTGCAGTcataacctacgccatcactccatctcaggcgcggtctgcctcgtcttgtttttctaccatacatatcatcctcaaccatacaCCCATATTGTTTATTGGCAAACAAAAATTTAGTACGTGGTCATTGACTTCTACTTGGatcatagtgcgtcaaccatgaCTTCGGAATGTTGCTAGTGTTTTCTGGAAAAATGATTCAGCTCCGTTTAGGACTTTTTAAGGAGTCTACACTTCTCCTCGAGAGTGTTGGCCAAGGGTTTCTAGGACGAACCAcctacatccacatgatggcCGATATCATGGGTTATTGGATTCCATTGAATGGGATGGCCAGCATTGTAGTTATCGTCCTTTCTTAAATGATGGTGCATTCATATTCTTTTCGAAAAGGTAGATTAGAAATGACCAAGAGGGCAACCGAAACAACTATGGCTTTACCCTAGATAATGTTTTGAGAGCTTCTCGGCTCCATTCACATCAAGTATATGACCGAGCAAACTCAGCTACTCAACGGAATAAAGGCCAAATAAGTCTTTCTAATTTGgccccaaatatttgaaaaaacatGACATAAACCTCTATGATTAAAATATCCTTGAATTTAAATCTCCTTCAGTAAAAATTTCATGAACAGCTTCCAACATCAGTCTTCCCAACGAGCTACCGATACAGATCCAAATGGAAGACCAGCTATTACCCGACTAGATTACGATAACACCCAAAATGATTAATCTATTTTTCCAATAACATCCTTCCTGTGAAACCCGAAATAAAAATCGAATCAAATCACACATTCTCCTTCCAAACATCCCATTTCCTCCCTACTCTTCATGTCAAATACGAACGTATGAAAAATGGGATTCCAATTCTCGTCGATAACCTTGGAAACAACGAAACCACCGAACGAATATTCCTTCCGCTGAAATTTCGTTTCAACCTAGTCTATTCCTCAATTTCCTCTAAAAAATTGGAGCAGGTAAAAGTCCTTTTAAACCAAGCTAGGATACATCGTCCAGGATAATCCTTCCAACAAGAACAAGGAAAATGATTCAGCacttttgatgttgaatgatggtAGCCGCCTGTTGTCCTGTTACTATTGCCGGTGTCATTGCTAAGGACAACATTCGATATCATCGTTAAGGACAACAGGACATACATGTAATGTTTGGTCTTTGTTTCTAGCAGTTTATccattttgatttcttttttttttttggttttcatttatcaGAAATTGAACAGGACGAAGTATTAGCAATTTGGAAATAAAGGTTGAGCTGTGTCTTTCAATTTTACGAAACCCTTCGCTAGAGAGGAATAAAAGGATAAATTTGGAGATATAGGTAAGTGAATAGAGCTCAGAAGACAGACACCTAATGGTTGAGAGTAGAAGGGGAATTTTTAGGCGATTTTTTCTACTTTGGGGATATTGAGGCAGAACAGGACTCAATTCCAGTTAAGCAGTCATTGCGGGTTGTCctcaagaaaagaaaataaagaaaaacggaaaaccaaattaaaagggaagctaaaaacctaaaaaaaaacaaaaataaagaaataaaaaaatagaagaaaaataaaacaaaaaataaaaataaaagcaagAAAGGAAAGTAATTTCGGGAAGCTATAATACTGAGTTTACTTTCAAAGGAGCTAACAGATGCAATAATTCCAAACTTTCTAAGAAACCTGCACCTGTTTTGTGTATATTGAAAGCACCCTTCTAATGTTTGAATGATTTTTCTATCAAAAGGGGTCGCGTTGACGAGCGCGATTCTAACAAGGAAGCAGGATTAATTTATCACTCCCAAACTAGATCCACTGAAGGAACTGCAATTCAATTTGAACTGCTAAATCAATCAATGACTCATTCGTTTAATCGATAGCACTCCCATCTTAAAGGGTATCATGCTACACAGGTCATAAATCTGATTGGAGATTTGCTGCTTTCATATCCTTACAAATGCATTTCCTGTTTCTTTTTGCAGAAGTATGAACAGTGGGAAAGCGGTTATTGATGTCCTTTCTTCCTCTTAGGAGTTTTACAACCATCAGCACCTAAGCAGGCAGTAGCAATCGATTGCATACAGGAGAAGTTTTTTATTCAATGCTGTTGGCTTCCATGTCCTTCCGGAAGTAAGATCACGGCAGAGCCAAGAAAATGAGTAGCGCGACGCCGGGTTATTCAGATAATTTGGGCGAAATAGGAAGATCCTTCTCGGGGAGAGTTAATGCTGCCGCTGAATTTGTCCTTAAGTTGACTCTTCAATCTCTTCTCAATaactaaaagtaataataaaatttcctAAGGGCAGTGGAAACAGTTACGACTGACCCTTAATCCTAAAAGCCTCCTAAGGTAACTGACATGAGAAAGTGGTAATAAAAGTTAAAATGATAAACGATGCTTACATCCCAATCCTTAAAAAGTGTCGAAAAGTTCAGAAACTCAAATATTGTCCAATTTTCCCCCCTTTCTCCATCAAGCATGCATGAACGAGCTATATTCTTCTAGCCCACTATCGACGATGATGCACATTGTGAGCGAGACGATGCAAAAGGATTAATTGATATCAATTGGATACCTATCGCAACCTCTCCACACTTTCCTCATATTGATACACATCACATCACTATTTTCCGATGCTTTGACCCTTTGGTCGTCCTCGTCTATGCATGACATAtcctcttgcagtttttttccttgcagaagcAGATTAATTTCCACTAGCCAAGCGAGGCATTTCGCTGCTAGTCGTCCTGTCGATAGCGCGAATCCTATGAATTTTCCATCAGAGCGGAATCGAACAAGGATACGTAGTGCTATCTCCTCCCTCTCCAATCATTGCCATGTCATTCAGGACTAATAGCATGTGATGATATGTATGGTGAAAATTGATTTGATGAAAATGCAACCGTGGAGCagatgagaagaaaaaaaaaaacatttcctgATTGAACTTTTCCATGTCCTTTCTTGGTTTGttaattccttttttttctttggttttttttttgtgccatAACTGCGCTCAACAGCACCGAACAGTGCCGGTAGCTATTATTTGATTTACGCTACAAGGACAATATTAGTGGGAACCAGTCGATATGGTTGAAAAGGACGATATGGACGGACTGCATAGTGCAAAAAACTGTGTGGTCTGATCGGAAGTGGTTTCATGATAGTGATATTGATAGCTCTTGGCATTGAAAAAACGAAATGGGGTTAAGAGTGTGAATTGTGAAATTGCGAAAGTGAAAGAACAAATTTGCTGAAGGATAAAAGGATGCTATTTATCAGAAACACCAGTTGCTTGGTTGTGGTATGCCGAGGTGATTTTTGTTCGGTGTTTTGTAGGTTTTTTCGTTTCAGTGGCATGTATTGatattttgatgatgatgattgaggaGTTGATGCAATGATTTAACAATTGGGAAGGATATTGGATGGTTTTTTGTTTCATTTCTAGTTGATGGATTTGGTTTGAAGTGATATCGGATTTTGTGACTGGTATTTGTTGGAAGCGATAAGACCTACATCAACGGATATGTATAAAGTGAGAACTTCACTAGATGGAGTGCTACTTTAAAGTGGGTGGAAATAAATCGATCAAGATTAAAGGGACCAAATTTGTGCCTGGGCCTTCAATTTGATATAATTCTTAACTACATGGTTTTAGAACTAATTAAGCTATCTCTTATTGAGATGAGGAGACCGCTTTTGCCAACAAGTGAATTATCCGGCTTTGTTTAGTTCTTGGTTAAAGACGGTAAGAAGACAAGTCCAGGTGACTTTCTGTTTGGATTTGGTAAGTGGGCTTGGATTAGTACGGCAAGTGGGCTCTTTCTAGCCTCGATAGAATGAC of Hermetia illucens chromosome 4, iHerIll2.2.curated.20191125, whole genome shotgun sequence contains these proteins:
- the LOC119653825 gene encoding homeobox protein cut isoform X2, with amino-acid sequence MPSNLRQFVRMQPTIPQTQTTVTADMDLPAVQSMDWLFKKERIYLLAQFWQQRATLAEKEVNTLKEQLYGSTPTTSVSPLSPTTSSSASSNNSTTSTIPVNTTVTASAILAAVSPTSAVSGATATTIPNKHTLNNNNINSNSNSSTKLNSFTITQQNGLPSPASTPPASSCGSAAVTPTGTPTTAAASKEEIASLAANCIGSLTNKLLNFTNSGKMDDGNSMTSLTSMTADIKLEEQLHKDNNNSSSCSNNNNSNSNNTNNSNSSANNNLIRSSTPIDKNLSTDCPSNLSNVNNSGNNNSSSSNSGNNNASGNNSSSSSGKSSLSSSTSNSSTTATTSIATSLSLAAPTTTTGLVTDELAAKDKEIKALIDEVTRLTALQETHVVQIQRLEERLELNRQHITRLEAQLQQSQREQSGLTSGGSASSVQPLNLVDESIVKKENSSIIPSLDISSPAVAAAAAAAASVAQDAKQFQELLLERTKALAAAQSEALKSSACSEGSESSKSDQKKGDEQAPKASTPLPNRPVAISPTITSNTSNIGTTPHEKPAKAIKTPSRSATSTPFAGTPMLSGFPSIGDTNYDNQNSPRSTKSSTSANLPNVDQFSSFLGEEIVNSWRRGFDFPPLPLPPLSCAASQHLLPPIAATAAAVAAAIVPPSSTTTAAATSTPIPQFSTAPPPSTSSTTALLSQLANSTFSNSLQTDANSSGGGLNNCHQDIDKASSHHETSSTASTPNLQDTRSTDEHMNGSCGPGGLGSMSMQQMMKNQAEDNNNSLGPLPHVPAGFLPGLPFQFQERGHFRFAEDLQLPPGSMAGRLGDSLIPKSDPMEAKLQEMLRYNMDKYANQNLDTLHISRRIRELLSVHNIGQRIFAKYILGLSQGTVSELLSKPKPWDKLTEKGRDSYRKMHAWGCDDNAVLLLKSLIPKKDSGMPQYGRPDEGMSDDRIAHILSEASNLMKTPQGHSQASHLQQQQVQQAQQQQQQQAAAAAQHFQQAAAAAAAAAAVQQQQHAQQQSQQQPLHQNSVGQEDSHSNEDSKSPPNQSTSPFFKDSMQRRMKKYDNDDISQDKVARIYQEELAKLMTRGPRDAFQSGGMPPAAANANQPQMPDENIRMALEAYHRELAKLQQTGGALPNFPNLPGLLALQQQALNGAQDLTCKKDKSMKVNGQQNSFSMETADQNTKDSTSASDEALRHSSAFSLVRPKQEPGTPAPTTTAATTPSTAPSPLSNSILPPAMTPSDDFSSSASPLQRMASITNSLITQPPVTPHHNTPQRPMKAVLPPITQQQFDMFNNLNTEDIVRRVKEALSQYSISQRLFGESVLGLSQGSVSDLLARPKPWHMLTQKGREPFIRMKMFLEDENAVHKLVASQYKIAPEKLMRTGNYSGSPQIPAGINPKMVPMQKMMNEMKMQDAPQHLMQLQASAMAHIPTSQHQGMLLTPPGLPPHHAISLPSHNDKKQMMMPSVHSPQQNNAMRGMHQHMSPTVYEMAALTHDLDTQVITTKIKEALLANNIGQKIFGEAVLGLSQGSVSELLSKPKPWHMLSIKGREPFIRMQLWLSDANNVERLQALKIERREASKRRRSTGPGTQDNSSDTSSNDTADFYTGSPGPGSVGSGAGVPPNKKQRVLFSEEQKEALRLAFALDPYPNVATIEFLASELGLATRTITNWFHNHRMRLKQQVPHGTPSEPVPSRENQSATPFDPVQFRILLNQRLMELQKERMGLSGVPIPYPPYFTTNPNLAALIGRGLLPGNEPSLAALNNAFKEQMSGLDLTMNALKRERNDDFEDDGEEESHLSDAESLDGSDVKSENLKETPSSSSRLSGGSMVQSRTSRRKPAAPQWVNPDWQDGAGGPPPPGPITEPEVIINGVCVMQNQAADYSRKAGSEETVRVEPTDVQDHHRSFDDDAEEDCASDADDDEGRRSQMSNKHSEPEIVNENDENDLADEKNEDCESVVEDDTPSGGRSGGNKNGDSKAEEIDDDDEEEGDSGWHY